The Aquisalimonas asiatica genome has a window encoding:
- a CDS encoding sensor domain-containing protein, whose protein sequence is MSGENGSGWLYELADVVDEVFWVSGRNSDQVHYLSPAFERLWGMPRERVYAEPRAWLEAVHPDDRGRIRRATDVGATDEYEQEFRIVDPAGRVRWIMERGAPVRDREGSLLRFAGTLRDITRRKQAEEALKESQRKFETLVSNMPGAAWRCRNDADWTVEYMSAGAEAVFGYPADAFINGEVTLAGIIHGDDIAFVRKAVEQSRTSDRPYQVNYRIWRTDGSLGWVREQARFVGSGDRIEGVIVDLTELKRKELALQSSVRALRMLSRCNQALIHADSECELLETVCEVAVEDGGYALAWVGQVGQGTGQLIAPVCMRGEARHGPGESGTSWSTEAAEAGDPVAQAVRQGRPVFIDDVSALPDSLRSMYGRGSCICLPLQANGAPYGVFVLLRDVPATPTEEERSLLRELASNLEFGLQVRRVQERESRLERVLGGVGAAVPGRSSGEFFEQLVLAMTEALDADVGAIARFVDGELWMSAPVATAVDGEIVEGEVYPLQGTPCEAYTTRKECVYAADVASAFPADAMLRELDVEGYVGHRLDAADGRPVGLLFVLYRRPVDDPQVALSVLRLVATRAVAQLERMDAEEHMRALAYHDPTTGLANRAACMAHLAEHLDGASAATASSLLLVSMNLRRFKDVNNSLGHSAGDDLLAQVGMRLQSSIEPGEFLAHLGGDEFAVVAAGADRDDVPRLLQRLRSVFRVPFQVGGMGLSMDATAGVAVAPDDGHTAMELLQHSDIALHQARKEGADYWLYDHALFDALNAQLQLARRLRDALRRDTLEMHYQPQLDLRTGTLIGVEALLRWNCLEEGWIPPSRFLPVAQQRQMMGAVFQWVLRCVARDLAAWRAAGHALPPEVSVNVAAEQLHDVSLVEQVDGVIQEYGLPRGVIAVEVTETGIMRDPETAAALVNRLRARGSSVAIDDFGTGYSSLSYLKNLAADTLKIDLSFVLGMLDDRSDHAIVGTIIAMAHALEMNCIAEGVETEGHREALLEMGCERGQGYLFGRPCPPQAFAAEWLERTS, encoded by the coding sequence ATGAGCGGTGAAAACGGGAGCGGCTGGCTGTATGAGCTGGCGGACGTGGTTGATGAGGTTTTCTGGGTGTCCGGGCGCAACAGCGACCAGGTGCACTACCTCAGCCCGGCATTCGAGCGCCTTTGGGGGATGCCACGGGAGCGGGTCTATGCCGAGCCGCGTGCGTGGCTGGAGGCCGTGCACCCGGATGACCGGGGGCGTATCCGCCGCGCCACCGATGTCGGTGCGACGGACGAGTACGAGCAGGAGTTCCGCATCGTGGACCCCGCCGGCCGGGTGCGATGGATCATGGAGCGCGGGGCGCCGGTGCGCGACCGGGAAGGCAGTCTGCTGCGTTTTGCCGGAACGCTGCGGGACATCACGCGCCGGAAGCAGGCCGAGGAAGCGCTGAAGGAGAGCCAGCGGAAGTTCGAGACGCTGGTGAGCAACATGCCCGGGGCGGCCTGGCGTTGTCGCAACGATGCCGACTGGACCGTGGAGTACATGAGCGCGGGGGCCGAGGCGGTGTTCGGGTATCCCGCTGACGCATTCATCAACGGTGAGGTCACGCTTGCCGGGATTATCCACGGCGACGATATCGCATTCGTGCGCAAGGCGGTGGAGCAGTCGCGCACGTCCGATCGCCCCTACCAGGTGAATTACCGCATCTGGCGGACCGATGGCTCCCTTGGCTGGGTGCGTGAACAGGCCCGGTTCGTGGGGTCTGGCGACCGGATCGAGGGGGTCATCGTCGACCTGACCGAGCTCAAGCGCAAGGAGCTGGCGCTGCAGAGCAGCGTCCGCGCCCTGCGCATGTTGAGCCGGTGCAATCAGGCGCTGATCCACGCCGATTCCGAGTGCGAGTTGCTGGAGACGGTCTGTGAGGTCGCCGTCGAGGATGGCGGCTACGCACTGGCGTGGGTAGGGCAGGTGGGCCAGGGCACGGGGCAGCTGATCGCCCCCGTGTGCATGCGGGGTGAGGCGCGCCATGGCCCCGGCGAGAGCGGGACATCGTGGTCCACGGAGGCCGCGGAGGCTGGTGATCCGGTGGCGCAGGCGGTCAGGCAGGGGCGCCCGGTGTTCATCGACGATGTCAGCGCGTTGCCGGACAGCCTGCGGTCAATGTACGGGCGAGGTAGCTGCATCTGTCTGCCGCTGCAGGCCAACGGCGCGCCTTACGGCGTGTTCGTGCTGTTGCGGGACGTACCCGCAACACCCACGGAAGAGGAGCGTAGCCTCCTGCGCGAGCTGGCCTCGAACCTGGAGTTCGGGTTGCAGGTGCGGCGCGTGCAGGAGCGGGAGTCGCGACTGGAACGGGTGCTCGGGGGTGTGGGGGCGGCGGTCCCGGGCCGTTCCAGTGGCGAATTCTTCGAGCAGCTCGTGCTGGCCATGACCGAGGCGCTGGATGCTGACGTCGGCGCCATTGCGCGGTTCGTGGACGGTGAGTTGTGGATGAGCGCACCGGTTGCCACGGCCGTGGACGGGGAGATCGTCGAGGGGGAGGTGTATCCGCTCCAGGGAACGCCCTGCGAGGCCTATACGACACGGAAGGAGTGCGTGTACGCCGCCGACGTCGCCTCGGCGTTTCCCGCGGATGCCATGCTCCGGGAGCTGGACGTCGAAGGGTATGTTGGCCATCGCCTGGACGCCGCGGACGGGAGGCCTGTCGGTCTGCTGTTCGTGCTGTACCGCCGGCCGGTGGACGATCCACAGGTCGCCCTGTCCGTTCTTCGGCTGGTGGCAACCCGGGCCGTGGCCCAGCTGGAGCGTATGGATGCGGAAGAGCACATGCGGGCGCTGGCTTATCACGATCCCACCACGGGGCTGGCCAACCGGGCCGCGTGCATGGCGCACCTGGCCGAGCACCTGGATGGCGCATCGGCGGCGACCGCCTCCAGCCTGCTGCTCGTCTCCATGAACCTGCGGCGCTTCAAGGACGTGAACAACTCGCTGGGGCATTCCGCGGGCGATGATCTGCTGGCGCAGGTGGGCATGCGGCTGCAGTCCTCGATAGAGCCGGGGGAGTTCCTCGCCCACCTTGGCGGCGACGAGTTCGCCGTGGTGGCGGCCGGCGCTGACCGTGACGACGTCCCACGATTGCTGCAGCGTCTGCGCAGCGTTTTCCGGGTGCCGTTCCAGGTTGGTGGGATGGGGCTTTCCATGGACGCCACCGCGGGCGTTGCCGTGGCGCCGGATGATGGTCACACGGCCATGGAGCTGCTGCAGCATTCCGACATCGCGCTGCATCAGGCGAGAAAGGAAGGCGCGGACTACTGGCTTTATGATCACGCCCTGTTCGACGCCCTCAACGCCCAGTTGCAGCTGGCCCGGCGCCTGCGCGATGCCCTCCGGCGCGACACGCTCGAGATGCACTACCAGCCCCAGCTCGACCTGCGTACCGGGACGTTGATCGGTGTGGAGGCGCTGCTTCGCTGGAACTGTCTGGAGGAAGGCTGGATACCACCATCGCGGTTTCTGCCGGTGGCGCAGCAGCGCCAGATGATGGGAGCGGTGTTTCAGTGGGTGCTGCGTTGTGTGGCCCGGGACCTGGCGGCCTGGCGGGCGGCAGGGCACGCCTTGCCTCCGGAGGTTTCCGTCAACGTCGCAGCGGAACAGCTCCACGATGTCAGCCTGGTGGAGCAGGTGGATGGGGTGATTCAGGAATATGGCCTGCCGCGGGGGGTTATCGCCGTGGAGGTGACGGAGACCGGAATCATGCGTGATCCGGAGACCGCGGCCGCACTGGTGAACCGCCTGCGGGCGCGGGGCAGCAGTGTTGCCATCGATGATTTCGGGACGGGCTACTCCTCGCTCAGTTACCTCAAGAACCTGGCCGCGGACACGCTCAAGATCGATCTTTCGTTCGTGCTCGGCATGCTGGATGATCGCAGTGACCACGCCATTGTTGGCACCATTATCGCCATGGCCCACGCGCTGGAGATGAACTGCATTGCCGAGGGTGTCGAAACCGAGGGACACCGTGAAGCGCTCCTGGAGATGGGGTGTGAACGGGGGCAGGGGTATCTGTTCGGGCGCCCGTGCCCGCCGCAGGCGTTCGCCGCCGAATGGCTGGAGCGCACCTCGTGA